A genomic window from Sulfurospirillum multivorans DSM 12446 includes:
- a CDS encoding molybdopterin molybdotransferase MoeA, protein MSKNFLPFDETLRALENSIKTEIGIENIFIGDALGRFLAVDIVALENNPTHATSSMDGYAIRFEDQQLGSLTISDFIPAGTETHGVVNKGECVKTFTGTLMSEGSDTLIPIENVEVKEGKIHITSAVSKGFAVRPIGENYKAGEVLIKKGTKIGFAEIGVMAEVSMVQVEVFMKPRIAILSTGNEILDFGEPKTSFAQIRSSNHVTVEAILRQLSCETMRFKLIRDDRDVIEQQLRQALMWSDIVITTGGGSVGDFDYLQSILTDMKIENIIDGSYMKPGRHIRVVKTGHKYIYALPGFPYSASVCTFLFIAPLLRKLRAQTFALPTIKAFMGELYKKRSKFVEFTACNLRFVEGQLVVDLQGKKEGSSAILNNLLGNPVLLRVEKEVQKIEKGEMVDVVLLDL, encoded by the coding sequence ATGAGCAAGAATTTCCTACCCTTTGATGAAACCCTCAGAGCACTTGAAAACTCCATAAAAACAGAAATTGGCATTGAAAATATTTTCATCGGCGATGCCCTTGGTCGCTTTCTTGCCGTTGACATCGTAGCCCTTGAAAATAACCCAACACACGCAACCTCTTCGATGGATGGGTATGCCATTCGTTTTGAAGATCAACAACTAGGCTCACTCACCATCAGCGATTTTATCCCTGCTGGAACTGAAACACACGGTGTCGTAAATAAAGGCGAATGTGTGAAAACCTTTACGGGCACACTGATGAGCGAAGGTAGCGACACGCTGATTCCCATCGAAAATGTCGAAGTAAAAGAGGGCAAGATTCACATCACTTCCGCAGTCTCCAAAGGTTTTGCGGTTCGACCGATTGGCGAAAACTACAAGGCGGGTGAAGTGCTCATCAAAAAAGGTACAAAGATCGGTTTTGCTGAGATCGGTGTGATGGCGGAAGTGAGTATGGTGCAAGTCGAAGTCTTTATGAAACCGCGCATCGCCATTCTTTCAACCGGCAATGAAATCTTAGATTTTGGTGAGCCAAAAACCTCTTTTGCACAAATTCGCAGTTCAAACCACGTCACCGTTGAAGCGATTTTACGCCAACTCAGTTGTGAAACAATGCGTTTTAAACTCATCCGAGATGATCGTGATGTGATCGAACAGCAACTCAGACAAGCGCTCATGTGGAGCGACATCGTCATCACCACGGGTGGCGGCAGTGTCGGGGATTTTGACTATTTGCAAAGCATTCTGACCGATATGAAGATCGAAAATATCATCGACGGCTCCTACATGAAACCAGGGCGCCACATTCGTGTCGTCAAAACAGGACACAAATACATTTATGCGCTTCCAGGCTTTCCCTACAGTGCTTCGGTCTGTACCTTTTTATTCATCGCTCCACTGCTTCGCAAACTGCGCGCTCAAACCTTTGCCTTACCAACGATTAAAGCGTTCATGGGAGAACTCTATAAAAAACGCTCCAAATTTGTGGAATTTACTGCTTGCAATCTTCGCTTTGTCGAAGGTCAGCTTGTCGTTGACTTGCAAGGCAAAAAAGAGGGCAGTAGCGCCATACTCAATAATCTCTTAGGCAATCCCGTGCTTCTACGCGTTGAAAAAGAGGTGCAAAAAATTGAAAAAGGTGAGATGGTTGACGTGGTATTGCTAGACTTGTAA
- a CDS encoding molybdopterin synthase catalytic subunit: MLELHDGSLHVKSILAAWYDQISEQNYGAFIPFVGIVRDEDGIEGLSFDIYEPILNNWFNAWQEKAKAQNAYLLMAHSRGDVLNHTSSYIAAVVSPKRKVALSMINDFVEDFKANAPIWKYDLVDGKRVYAKERSHLLSGSGLLKADA, translated from the coding sequence ATGTTAGAACTTCACGATGGATCTTTACATGTAAAGAGTATTTTGGCTGCTTGGTACGATCAAATCAGCGAGCAAAATTACGGCGCATTTATCCCTTTTGTCGGCATCGTTCGAGATGAAGATGGCATAGAGGGTCTTAGTTTTGATATTTATGAGCCTATCTTAAATAACTGGTTTAACGCATGGCAAGAAAAAGCCAAAGCGCAAAACGCTTACCTTCTCATGGCGCACTCTCGTGGTGACGTGCTCAATCACACTTCAAGTTACATCGCCGCTGTGGTTTCTCCCAAACGCAAAGTGGCACTTTCAATGATCAACGATTTTGTTGAAGATTTTAAAGCCAATGCACCGATTTGGAAGTATGACCTGGTGGATGGAAAACGCGTCTACGCCAAAGAGCGTTCTCATCTTCTTAGTGGTTCTGGACTGTTAAAGGCGGATGCATGA
- a CDS encoding MoaD/ThiS family protein, which translates to MAKVEFLGPLGRPSIEVDIANLNELKTFFKDDKELQDWLAICAVAINDTLVCDLNIPLKKEDKISLLPPVCGG; encoded by the coding sequence GTGGCAAAAGTCGAATTTTTAGGCCCCCTTGGGCGTCCTAGTATTGAAGTGGATATTGCGAATTTAAACGAACTTAAAACCTTTTTCAAAGACGATAAAGAACTTCAAGATTGGCTTGCCATCTGCGCGGTTGCCATAAACGATACCCTCGTTTGCGACCTCAATATTCCCCTTAAAAAAGAAGATAAAATCTCACTTCTCCCTCCCGTTTGTGGAGGTTGA
- a CDS encoding iron-sulfur cluster assembly scaffold protein NifU, with translation MAKNSLIGGSIWEEYSQKVQDLMNHPQNMGELTEDDAKNEGGKLIIADFGAESCGDAVRLYWIVDEATEVIKQAKFKSFGCGTAIASSDTMAELCKGKTVSEAVKITNIDVEKAMRDTPDVPAVPPQKMHCSVMAYDVIKAAAASYKGVDAASFEDDVIVCECARVSLGTIKEVIKINNLKTIEEITNYTKAGAFCKSCIKPGGHEAREHYLVDILRDTRAEMDHDHLLAISDSKIEGSNTVNFDDLTVVKKFQQIEAVIDENIRPMLVMDGGNLEILDIKEGGDGMSDVYIRYLGACSGCASSSTGTLFAIEAVLQEKLSKNIRILPV, from the coding sequence ATGGCAAAAAATAGTTTAATTGGCGGTTCCATCTGGGAAGAATACAGCCAAAAAGTACAAGATTTGATGAACCATCCCCAAAATATGGGTGAGTTGACGGAAGATGATGCAAAAAATGAGGGCGGAAAGCTCATTATTGCGGACTTTGGCGCAGAGAGCTGTGGCGACGCCGTCAGACTTTACTGGATCGTTGATGAAGCAACAGAAGTGATTAAACAAGCTAAATTTAAAAGTTTTGGCTGCGGTACAGCGATCGCAAGTTCCGATACCATGGCAGAGCTTTGTAAAGGCAAAACGGTTTCTGAAGCGGTCAAAATTACCAATATTGACGTTGAAAAAGCGATGCGCGATACACCCGATGTTCCAGCGGTTCCGCCTCAAAAAATGCACTGTTCTGTTATGGCATACGATGTTATTAAAGCAGCAGCAGCTTCGTATAAAGGCGTGGATGCCGCTTCCTTTGAAGACGACGTTATCGTGTGTGAATGTGCGCGTGTGAGTCTTGGAACGATCAAAGAGGTCATCAAGATCAACAACCTCAAAACCATTGAAGAGATCACCAACTACACCAAAGCAGGTGCGTTTTGTAAATCCTGTATCAAGCCTGGTGGACATGAGGCACGTGAGCATTACCTTGTTGACATTCTAAGAGACACGAGAGCTGAGATGGACCATGATCATCTGCTTGCGATCTCTGATTCAAAAATCGAAGGTAGCAATACCGTGAACTTTGATGATCTGACCGTGGTTAAAAAATTCCAACAAATTGAAGCGGTGATCGACGAAAACATTCGTCCGATGCTGGTCATGGATGGCGGTAACCTCGAAATCCTTGACATTAAAGAGGGTGGTGATGGTATGAGCGATGTTTACATCCGTTATCTTGGCGCGTGCAGTGGTTGTGCGAGTAGCTCAACAGGCACACTTTTTGCGATCGAAGCTGTCCTACAAGAGAAATTAAGTAAAAATATACGAATATTACCTGTCTGA
- a CDS encoding NifS family cysteine desulfurase translates to MRVYLDNNATTIVDPKVFAEMVPYFCQMYGNPNSLHEFGSESHPALRKAMDQLYAGINASDEDDIVITSCATESNNWVIKSIYNDYILNGDKDHIITSEVEHPAVGASCKFLESLGVKVTYLPVNSDGVIDVEDLKNAITDTTALVSIMWANNETGMLFPIEEIGAICKERGVLFHTDAVQAIGKVPVDVKKVYVDFLSFSAHKFHGPKGIGALYIRNGQPLSPFFHGGEHMGGRRSGTLNVASIVGMGRAMELAVEALDFEKSNVRRLRDKLEDALLEIPEMMVIGTKEQRVPNTILVSVKGIEGEAMLWDLNQSGIGASTGSACASEALESNPVMEAIGAEADLAHTALRLSLSRFTTEEEIDFAIDVIQKAVIRLRAISSTYAYAPEWHVSKL, encoded by the coding sequence ATGAGAGTCTATTTAGATAATAACGCGACAACCATCGTTGACCCTAAAGTGTTTGCAGAGATGGTTCCTTATTTTTGCCAAATGTATGGCAATCCAAATTCTTTGCATGAATTTGGCAGTGAGAGCCACCCCGCACTTCGCAAAGCGATGGATCAACTTTATGCGGGCATTAACGCTAGCGATGAGGATGACATTGTCATTACGTCCTGTGCGACTGAGAGTAATAACTGGGTGATTAAAAGTATCTATAATGACTACATTTTAAATGGCGACAAAGATCACATTATTACCAGTGAAGTTGAGCATCCTGCGGTTGGGGCTTCGTGTAAATTTTTAGAAAGCTTAGGTGTTAAAGTGACGTATCTTCCTGTCAATAGCGATGGTGTCATTGATGTAGAAGATCTTAAAAATGCTATTACGGATACAACAGCGCTTGTTTCCATCATGTGGGCGAATAACGAAACCGGTATGCTTTTCCCTATTGAAGAAATCGGTGCAATTTGCAAAGAAAGAGGTGTCCTTTTTCATACCGATGCCGTTCAAGCCATTGGTAAAGTTCCTGTCGATGTCAAAAAAGTCTATGTGGATTTTCTCAGTTTCTCAGCACATAAATTCCACGGTCCTAAAGGGATTGGTGCGCTTTACATCCGCAATGGACAACCCTTGTCACCGTTTTTTCATGGTGGTGAGCATATGGGTGGACGTCGCAGTGGAACCCTTAATGTTGCAAGCATCGTAGGTATGGGTAGAGCAATGGAACTGGCTGTGGAAGCGCTTGATTTTGAAAAAAGCAATGTAAGACGTCTTCGTGACAAACTAGAAGATGCTCTTTTGGAAATCCCTGAAATGATGGTTATTGGAACGAAAGAACAGAGAGTTCCTAATACCATTTTGGTCAGTGTAAAAGGCATTGAAGGCGAAGCGATGCTGTGGGATCTCAACCAAAGTGGCATCGGTGCGAGTACCGGAAGTGCCTGCGCAAGTGAAGCGTTAGAGTCAAACCCTGTTATGGAAGCGATTGGCGCCGAAGCTGATTTAGCCCACACGGCACTTCGTCTTTCGCTTTCACGGTTCACCACAGAAGAAGAGATTGATTTTGCGATTGATGTGATTCAAAAAGCGGTGATCAGACTTCGTGCCATTTCAAGCACGTATGCGTACGCGCCAGAGTGGCACGTTAGTAAGTTATAA
- the fliI gene encoding flagellar protein export ATPase FliI, which yields MPLERLKKQLNGKSLSPMFGTITKISSTTIEACGLRPSIGDIVKIVSLDGHKSELGMITEVDRNSFFISPFGFIEGFKTGDKVFISEQGMMIPVGEELLGRVVDPFIRPKDGKGTIGASSQAPIMKAPLDPMKRGLINEPFRVGVKTIDGLLTCGKGQKMGIFAGSGVGKSTLMGMIVKGAEASIKVVALIGERGREVPEFIEKNLGGNLENTVIVVATSDDSPLMRKYGAFSAMSIAEYFKDQGRDVLFMMDSVTRFAMAQREIGLSLGEPPTSKGYPPSVLALLPQLMERAGKEEGKGSITAFFTVLVEGDDLSDPIADQSRSILDGHIVLSRELTDYGIYPPISIQNSASRVMGDVIDAEHKKAAMRFKRLNSILKENEVLVRIGAYEKGNDKELDMAINKKEKMNGFLQQAPEEVFEFEATVAELKQIIA from the coding sequence ATGCCACTCGAACGCCTCAAAAAACAACTTAACGGTAAAAGCCTCTCTCCCATGTTTGGCACGATCACCAAAATCAGCTCCACGACCATTGAGGCGTGTGGACTAAGACCCAGTATTGGCGATATTGTCAAAATCGTCTCTTTGGATGGTCATAAAAGTGAGCTTGGCATGATCACGGAAGTGGATCGCAACTCCTTTTTTATCTCTCCTTTTGGTTTTATTGAAGGCTTCAAAACAGGCGATAAAGTGTTTATCAGCGAGCAGGGCATGATGATTCCTGTGGGCGAAGAGCTTCTTGGACGCGTGGTTGATCCGTTTATTCGCCCCAAAGATGGCAAAGGAACGATAGGTGCAAGTTCACAAGCACCGATCATGAAAGCGCCACTTGATCCGATGAAACGAGGGCTTATTAACGAGCCATTTCGTGTCGGTGTCAAGACCATTGATGGACTTTTAACCTGTGGCAAAGGTCAGAAAATGGGCATTTTCGCAGGAAGTGGTGTGGGTAAGTCCACGCTGATGGGCATGATCGTTAAAGGGGCTGAAGCTTCCATTAAAGTCGTAGCGCTCATAGGGGAACGTGGACGTGAGGTGCCTGAGTTTATTGAAAAAAACTTAGGCGGTAACCTTGAAAATACTGTAATTGTGGTTGCAACCAGCGATGATTCGCCTTTGATGCGCAAATACGGTGCCTTTTCAGCGATGAGCATTGCCGAGTATTTTAAAGACCAAGGACGCGATGTTCTGTTTATGATGGATTCTGTGACACGTTTTGCAATGGCACAACGTGAAATTGGTCTGTCTTTGGGTGAGCCACCCACCTCTAAAGGCTACCCGCCTTCTGTTTTGGCTCTTTTGCCTCAACTCATGGAGCGAGCGGGAAAAGAAGAGGGCAAAGGCTCGATTACAGCGTTCTTTACGGTACTTGTTGAAGGTGATGATCTAAGCGATCCGATTGCCGATCAGTCTCGGAGTATTTTGGATGGTCACATCGTGCTGAGTCGTGAGCTTACCGATTATGGTATTTATCCTCCCATTAGCATTCAAAACAGTGCTTCAAGGGTTATGGGGGATGTCATCGATGCCGAGCATAAAAAAGCGGCGATGCGTTTTAAACGGCTCAATTCCATTTTGAAAGAGAACGAAGTTCTCGTCCGCATCGGTGCATACGAAAAGGGCAACGATAAAGAACTCGATATGGCGATCAATAAAAAAGAGAAGATGAATGGCTTTTTACAGCAAGCGCCCGAAGAGGTTTTTGAGTTTGAAGCAACCGTTGCTGAGTTAAAACAGATTATTGCCTAA
- the folE gene encoding GTP cyclohydrolase I FolE produces MQRREEFEQAVKTMLEIIGENTEREGLLKTPTRVFKAYEHMTQGYHQSPNEVLGEALFESDNNQMVLIKDIEFYSMCEHHLLPIIGRAHVAYIPNGKVVGLSKIPRMVDIFARRLQIQEQLTEQIAKAIDDVIAPKGVGVVIQARHMCMEMRGVEKTHSNTTTSALRGLFLKADTRKEFFDIINAPQANRY; encoded by the coding sequence ATGCAACGAAGAGAAGAGTTCGAACAAGCCGTTAAAACGATGTTAGAAATCATCGGTGAAAATACCGAGCGTGAGGGGCTTTTAAAGACACCAACACGTGTGTTTAAAGCGTATGAACATATGACACAAGGCTATCATCAAAGTCCCAATGAAGTTTTAGGTGAGGCACTTTTTGAGAGCGATAATAACCAAATGGTACTGATTAAAGATATAGAATTTTATTCGATGTGTGAACATCACCTTTTACCGATTATTGGACGCGCGCATGTTGCCTACATTCCGAATGGAAAAGTCGTTGGACTTTCTAAAATTCCTCGTATGGTTGACATTTTTGCCCGTCGTCTTCAAATTCAAGAACAACTCACTGAACAGATCGCTAAAGCGATTGATGATGTCATTGCTCCTAAAGGCGTGGGTGTTGTCATTCAAGCGCGCCATATGTGCATGGAAATGCGAGGCGTTGAAAAAACACACTCCAACACCACTACATCAGCCCTTCGAGGACTTTTTCTCAAAGCAGATACGCGAAAAGAGTTTTTTGACATCATTAATGCACCACAGGCTAATCGCTACTAA
- the tig gene encoding trigger factor, whose product MQIKVNRTNSANAAVEATISPALLQKKEEKMIASAASNMKVDGFRKGKVPAHIVKARYGKQLKEDAQTEVLRELYTKALAELDVKADLVVGEPSFSKFEEKEGGLELVMKLSFKPTVVVEGYKECVPEYKAPKVTKKEISERLEKTLALVAELKTVEEKRAVKSGDFVVIDFEGFVDGVAFEGGKAESYTLEIGSGSFIPGFEDGIIGLKVSSKSKDIAVTFPETYGNKDLAGKPTVFKVTIKEIKVKDVPETPSEEMIKKLLPGVETPTLAVLEEQIETEIRNEKLAKLFNDEVKPKFVENILEKLALDLPENIVDQEIDLQMRGVFGKLSEDEIKEYAGNPEKIKEKREEFRTESEKSVKLTFIVDELAKQEGINVSDQEVLQMIYFEAMQQGANPKEYLEYYEKQGVLPAIKMSIIEERLFTKLFTKGK is encoded by the coding sequence ATGCAAATTAAAGTTAACCGTACTAATAGTGCTAATGCTGCAGTTGAAGCGACTATTTCACCTGCACTTTTACAAAAGAAAGAAGAGAAGATGATTGCATCGGCTGCTTCAAATATGAAAGTGGATGGGTTTAGAAAAGGAAAGGTTCCTGCACACATCGTTAAAGCACGTTACGGCAAACAACTTAAAGAAGACGCACAAACCGAAGTTCTCAGAGAACTTTACACGAAAGCTTTGGCTGAACTTGATGTTAAAGCAGACCTTGTTGTTGGAGAGCCAAGTTTCTCAAAATTTGAAGAGAAAGAGGGCGGGTTAGAACTTGTGATGAAACTTTCATTTAAACCAACCGTAGTTGTTGAAGGCTACAAAGAGTGCGTACCTGAATACAAAGCGCCAAAAGTAACGAAAAAAGAGATCAGTGAGCGACTTGAGAAAACGTTAGCACTGGTTGCTGAGCTTAAAACCGTTGAAGAAAAACGTGCTGTTAAATCAGGCGACTTTGTTGTGATCGATTTTGAAGGTTTTGTCGATGGTGTCGCGTTTGAAGGTGGAAAAGCGGAGAGCTATACCCTTGAAATCGGAAGTGGATCATTTATCCCAGGTTTTGAAGATGGCATTATCGGACTCAAAGTCAGTAGCAAAAGCAAAGATATTGCAGTAACGTTCCCAGAGACTTACGGAAACAAAGACCTTGCAGGTAAACCAACGGTGTTTAAAGTCACCATTAAAGAGATCAAAGTCAAAGATGTTCCTGAAACACCAAGTGAAGAGATGATCAAAAAATTACTTCCAGGGGTTGAAACTCCAACGTTAGCCGTACTTGAAGAGCAAATTGAGACCGAAATCCGCAATGAAAAACTTGCAAAACTTTTCAACGATGAAGTCAAACCTAAATTTGTTGAAAATATTTTAGAAAAACTCGCTCTTGACTTACCAGAAAACATCGTTGACCAAGAGATTGATCTTCAAATGCGTGGCGTGTTTGGAAAGCTCAGTGAAGACGAAATCAAAGAATATGCAGGCAATCCTGAGAAAATCAAAGAAAAACGAGAAGAGTTTAGAACAGAGTCAGAAAAAAGTGTTAAACTTACCTTTATTGTTGACGAACTAGCCAAACAAGAAGGGATTAATGTCAGTGACCAAGAAGTCCTTCAAATGATCTACTTTGAAGCGATGCAACAAGGTGCAAATCCAAAAGAGTACCTAGAGTATTATGAGAAACAAGGTGTTCTTCCAGCGATTAAAATGTCCATCATTGAAGAGAGACTCTTCACAAAGCTTTTTACTAAAGGTAAATAA
- the clpP gene encoding ATP-dependent Clp endopeptidase proteolytic subunit ClpP — translation MSYYVPVVIEKTGRGERSYDIYSRLLKDRIIMLSGEINDVVASSIVAQLLFLEAEDPEKDIYLYINSPGGVITSGFSIYDTMNYVRPDISTICIGQAASMGAFLLSSGAKGKRYALPNARIMIHQPLGGAQGQATDIEIQAKEILRMKQVLNEILAKNCSQKLPKIIKDTERDFFMSAEESSAYGLIDKVLDKSFK, via the coding sequence ATGAGCTATTATGTTCCAGTCGTTATCGAAAAAACGGGTCGAGGGGAAAGAAGTTATGACATCTATTCTCGCCTTTTAAAAGATCGTATCATCATGCTTAGCGGTGAGATTAATGATGTTGTTGCTTCTTCCATTGTTGCACAGCTACTTTTCCTTGAAGCGGAAGATCCTGAAAAAGACATCTATCTTTACATCAACTCTCCGGGTGGTGTTATTACCAGTGGTTTTAGCATCTATGACACGATGAATTATGTCAGACCCGATATCAGCACTATTTGTATCGGTCAAGCGGCATCCATGGGAGCATTTTTACTTAGCTCTGGCGCCAAAGGTAAACGTTACGCGCTTCCAAATGCACGCATTATGATTCACCAACCCTTAGGTGGTGCTCAAGGACAAGCAACCGACATTGAGATTCAAGCGAAAGAAATTTTGAGAATGAAACAAGTGCTCAATGAAATTTTGGCAAAAAACTGTTCACAAAAACTCCCTAAAATCATCAAAGATACAGAGAGAGACTTTTTCATGAGTGCGGAAGAGTCAAGTGCATACGGTTTAATTGATAAAGTATTAGATAAAAGTTTTAAATAA